Proteins from a single region of Pyrus communis chromosome 6, drPyrComm1.1, whole genome shotgun sequence:
- the LOC137737465 gene encoding uncharacterized protein yields MAFVSFVGRLLFASVFFLSAWHEFNEFGVDGGPAAEYLRPKFDVFSNHLSTHTGVQVPKQIEIKHLVAAMVALKGIGGLLFIFGSSIGAYLLLLHQAIATPILYDFYNYDPEKKEFNQLFFQFTQNMAFFGALLFFVGMKTLIPKRQQLRKRAPKPKTT; encoded by the exons TTTCGTTTCGTTCGTTGGACGCCTTCTTTTCGCCTctgtcttcttcctctctgcttgGCATGA GTTCAATGAATTTGGCGTGGACGGGGGACCCGCAGCCGAATATCTGAGACCAAAATTCGACGTTTTCTCGAATCATCTGTCAACTCACACTGGTGTGCAAGTGCCCAAACAAATTGAA ATCAAACATTTAGTGGCAGCCATGGTGGCATTGAAGGGCATTGGGGGTCTTCTCTTCATCTTTGGTTCTTCTATTGGCGCCTATTTGCTG CTTCTGCATCAGGCCATTGCTACTCCTATCTTGTATGATTTCTACAACTATGATCCCGAGAAGAAAGAATTCAATCAACTCTTTTTTCAGTTTACTCAG AACATGGCATTCTTCGGGGCTCTGCTCTTTTTCGTAGGCATGAAGACATTGATACCAAAGAGACAACAACTCAGGAAAAGAgctccaaaaccaaaaactacaTGA